From the Natrarchaeobaculum aegyptiacum genome, one window contains:
- a CDS encoding M24 family metallopeptidase, which produces MDIDPDTAPLERRLEALGVDGYLIDDDASDPDQRYLSGFSAPDPYQTLITAGETVLLVSGLEYGRARSEATADTVARLSEYDYQDHVAEHGPFEGKIRTIAAFLADHGVGSVAVPRRFPTGTADGLRDHGLSVTVETEGVVAGIRATKTAWEIDQIRATQRANQAAMGRAESLIASADVAADGTLIHDDEPLTSERVKTEIEQTLLEYGCGLDETIVACGADGADPHDRGSGPLEAHEPIVIDIFPRDKETGYFGDMTRTVSHGDPGEEVRRRYEVTREAYEAGLEAVEPGVTGAAVHDVVCDVIEDAGYETLRSDPTTETGFIHSTGHGVGLDIHEEPRLSPAGEELEPGHVVTVEPGIYDPAVGGIRIEDLVVITEDGTENLTDYPVALEATLR; this is translated from the coding sequence ATGGACATCGACCCCGATACCGCGCCCCTCGAGCGCCGACTCGAGGCGCTCGGCGTCGACGGCTACCTGATCGACGACGACGCGTCGGACCCGGACCAGCGCTACCTCTCCGGCTTTTCCGCCCCGGACCCCTATCAGACGCTCATTACCGCCGGCGAGACCGTCTTGCTGGTCTCCGGCCTCGAGTACGGCCGCGCTCGATCGGAGGCCACAGCGGACACGGTCGCCCGCCTGTCGGAATACGATTACCAGGACCACGTCGCCGAACACGGCCCCTTCGAGGGCAAGATTCGAACGATCGCGGCGTTTCTCGCAGATCACGGCGTCGGCTCGGTCGCGGTCCCGCGCCGGTTCCCGACCGGGACGGCAGACGGCCTGCGCGACCACGGGCTGTCGGTGACCGTCGAAACCGAGGGCGTCGTCGCGGGCATTCGAGCGACGAAGACCGCGTGGGAGATCGACCAGATCCGTGCGACCCAGCGGGCCAACCAGGCCGCCATGGGCCGTGCAGAGTCCCTGATCGCGAGCGCCGACGTTGCCGCGGACGGGACGCTCATCCACGACGACGAGCCGCTGACGAGCGAACGCGTGAAGACGGAGATCGAGCAAACGCTGCTCGAGTACGGCTGCGGACTCGACGAGACGATCGTCGCCTGTGGGGCCGACGGCGCAGACCCACACGACCGTGGCAGCGGGCCGCTCGAGGCCCACGAGCCGATCGTGATCGACATCTTCCCGCGGGACAAGGAGACCGGTTACTTCGGGGATATGACCCGGACCGTCTCCCACGGCGACCCCGGCGAGGAGGTCCGTCGACGATACGAGGTGACCCGCGAGGCCTACGAGGCGGGGCTCGAGGCCGTCGAACCGGGCGTAACCGGCGCGGCCGTCCACGACGTCGTCTGCGACGTGATCGAAGACGCCGGTTACGAGACGCTCCGGAGCGATCCGACCACAGAAACGGGGTTCATCCACAGCACGGGTCACGGCGTCGGCCTCGACATCCACGAGGAGCCCCGACTCTCGCCGGCCGGGGAGGAACTCGAGCCCGGCCACGTCGTCACCGTCGAGCCCGGAATCTACGACCCGGCGGTGGGCGGCATCCGCATCGAGGACCTCGTGGTCATCACCGAAGACGGCACGGAGAACCTCACCGACTACCCCGTCGCCCTCGAGGCGACCCTGCGGTAG
- a CDS encoding O-acetylhomoserine aminocarboxypropyltransferase/cysteine synthase family protein — protein sequence MTDDGADRQFATDSIHAGQEPDPTTGARAPPLYQTTSYQFDDTEHAAALFGLEEAGNIYSRIMNPTNAMVEERIAALEGGVGALATSSGMAAFDLATFILADVGDNIVSASSLYGGTYTYLTHTVAKRGIETKFVDTLDYEAYEEAIDDDTAFVHLETIGNPALVTPDIERIADIAHENDVPLFVDNTFATPFLCRPLDHGADLVWNSTTKWIHGAGSTVGGVLVDGGSFPWDQGDYPEVAEPNPAYHGVNFYETFGEAAFATVARTRGLRDLGNQQSPFDAWVTLQKLESLPLRMEKHSENALAVAEYLEDHSKVDWVTYPGLESHETHENATKYLEGGYGGMITFGLEGGYDAAETVCNEVELFSLLANVGDAKSLIIHPASTTHQQLTEEEKLSSGVTDDLVRISVGIEDVDDIIADLDQAIDQA from the coding sequence ATGACCGACGACGGAGCAGATCGACAGTTCGCGACAGACAGCATTCACGCCGGACAGGAACCCGATCCGACCACGGGCGCGCGGGCACCACCGCTCTACCAGACTACCTCCTATCAGTTCGACGATACCGAACACGCCGCCGCGCTGTTCGGCCTCGAGGAGGCCGGCAACATCTATTCGCGGATCATGAACCCGACGAACGCGATGGTAGAGGAACGCATCGCCGCGCTCGAGGGTGGCGTCGGGGCGCTGGCCACCTCGTCGGGAATGGCTGCCTTCGACCTCGCGACGTTCATCCTCGCGGACGTCGGCGACAACATCGTCTCGGCGTCGTCGCTGTACGGGGGAACCTACACCTACCTCACTCATACCGTCGCCAAGCGCGGTATCGAGACGAAGTTCGTCGACACGCTCGACTACGAGGCCTACGAGGAGGCTATCGACGACGATACCGCCTTCGTCCACCTCGAGACGATCGGTAACCCCGCGCTCGTCACGCCGGACATCGAACGGATTGCCGATATCGCGCACGAAAACGACGTGCCGCTGTTCGTCGACAACACCTTCGCGACACCGTTCCTGTGCCGACCACTCGACCACGGCGCAGACCTCGTCTGGAACTCGACGACGAAGTGGATCCACGGCGCGGGCTCGACCGTCGGCGGGGTCCTCGTCGACGGCGGCTCGTTCCCCTGGGACCAGGGAGACTATCCCGAGGTTGCGGAGCCGAACCCCGCGTATCACGGCGTCAACTTCTACGAGACCTTCGGCGAGGCCGCTTTCGCGACCGTCGCCCGGACTCGCGGGCTGCGCGACCTCGGCAACCAGCAGTCGCCGTTCGACGCCTGGGTTACCCTCCAGAAACTCGAGTCGCTTCCCCTGCGCATGGAAAAACACTCCGAGAACGCGCTGGCCGTCGCCGAGTACCTCGAGGACCACTCGAAGGTCGACTGGGTCACCTATCCCGGCCTCGAGAGTCACGAGACCCACGAGAACGCGACGAAGTATCTCGAGGGCGGCTACGGCGGCATGATCACCTTCGGCCTCGAAGGTGGCTACGATGCCGCCGAGACAGTCTGCAACGAGGTCGAACTGTTCAGTCTGCTCGCGAACGTCGGCGACGCGAAGTCGCTGATCATCCACCCGGCGAGTACGACCCACCAGCAGCTCACCGAAGAGGAGAAGCTCTCGAGTGGCGTCACCGACGACCTCGTGCGGATCTCGGTCGGTATCGAGGACGTCGACGACATCATCGCGGATCTGGACCAGGCGATCGATCAGGCCTGA